From Acidovorax sp. FHTAMBA, one genomic window encodes:
- a CDS encoding reverse transcriptase family protein: MSLFLLKPSYPHKPIWSLENLADSLRVSSAELKAIAALADRSYTRVQLEPGSTREVFSARPRLKEVQNRIKLAILTRVAFPRYLTGSVKGRDYITNAQLHSGARILICEDVTKFFPSVSAEKVFDIWRHFFGFSDQVAHLLTRLTTKAGSLPQGASTSSYLANLVLWREEPLLQAKLAAHGITYSRYVDDMSMSCKSKLSTEEIEHVIADVYGMLRKNGLSAKRKKHEVFTSSERMIVTKVVVNAKPSWNGQRRAAVRTQVHVLEQRVSSGETGAELYKFVDRTGNLVGQLGRFHKREAELLRQRVRRAREILQSRGMTFTTTASTQPHTDADPPSFPWESSPQSSNNRASRSMRWRCGMV; encoded by the coding sequence ATGAGCCTGTTCCTCCTCAAGCCAAGTTACCCGCACAAGCCGATCTGGAGTCTTGAGAATCTCGCTGATTCACTGCGCGTGAGCAGCGCAGAGTTGAAGGCCATCGCAGCTCTTGCAGATCGTTCCTACACCCGAGTCCAGTTAGAGCCCGGCAGCACCCGCGAGGTCTTCTCCGCCAGGCCACGGCTTAAAGAAGTTCAAAACCGTATCAAACTCGCAATCCTGACGCGTGTGGCATTTCCTCGCTACTTGACCGGGAGCGTCAAGGGACGGGACTACATCACCAACGCGCAACTGCATTCGGGTGCCAGGATTCTCATCTGTGAAGATGTCACCAAGTTCTTTCCCTCGGTCAGCGCAGAAAAGGTCTTTGACATCTGGAGGCACTTTTTCGGGTTCTCGGATCAGGTTGCACACCTGTTGACCCGGCTGACCACGAAGGCCGGTTCACTGCCTCAGGGCGCGAGCACCAGCAGCTACCTGGCGAACCTTGTGCTTTGGCGCGAAGAACCGTTGCTTCAAGCGAAGCTGGCCGCCCATGGAATTACCTACTCGCGCTACGTTGACGACATGTCCATGTCGTGCAAAAGCAAGCTCAGTACCGAGGAAATCGAGCATGTGATCGCCGATGTCTACGGCATGTTGCGAAAGAACGGGTTATCCGCAAAGCGCAAGAAGCACGAAGTATTCACTAGCTCGGAACGGATGATCGTGACCAAGGTGGTGGTGAATGCCAAACCATCCTGGAACGGACAACGCCGCGCAGCCGTGCGGACGCAAGTCCACGTGCTGGAACAGCGAGTGTCTTCAGGGGAAACCGGCGCAGAGCTGTACAAGTTCGTTGACAGGACCGGCAACCTGGTTGGGCAACTGGGACGGTTTCACAAGCGCGAGGCTGAACTTCTGCGGCAAAGGGTTCGAAGGGCGCGCGAGATCCTTCAATCAAGAGGTATGACGTTCACGACTACAGCCTCGACCCAGCCTCATACTGATGCCGACCCTCCCTCGTTCCCCTGGGAATCTTCGCCCCAATCATCCAATAACCGCGCTAGC